The Tolypothrix sp. PCC 7712 region AACGGTAAAAGATGACCTACAATAATGTTTGATTTTTAACTCGCAATCATGCTAACCAGCGTTGACCGTTTATTGTTTGTGCGGCGAGTCCCGATTTTTAAAGAATTGCGGGATGATTTTATCGTGCGTCTTGCTTCCGTGATGAACGAGCTAACCTTTCCCTCAAATCACGCCATCTTTAGGCAAGGAGAAGAAGGGCGATCGCTCTATATTGTAGTATCTGGCCGTGTTAAAGTTCACATTGGCGAAAAAAAGTTGGCAGAGGTAGACAAAGGCAAGTACTTTGGCGAAATGGCAGTTTTTGATACACAACCCCGTTCCGCCTCAGCCACCACTTTAGAACCCTGCGAGTGTTTGGAACTCACCCAAGAACAACTCTATGATGCTATTGAAGAAACTCCCGAAATTGCTGTGAATATCATTCGTGAATTATCGCGTCTGATTCGCAGACTCAATGAA contains the following coding sequences:
- a CDS encoding cyclic nucleotide-binding domain-containing protein, producing MLTSVDRLLFVRRVPIFKELRDDFIVRLASVMNELTFPSNHAIFRQGEEGRSLYIVVSGRVKVHIGEKKLAEVDKGKYFGEMAVFDTQPRSASATTLEPCECLELTQEQLYDAIEETPEIAVNIIRELSRLIRRLNEK